The DNA sequence TATGCAAGAGACCCTCGCTGGCAACACTTGTTTGTTTACACAGTTATCCAGGCATTATTCTATTATTTATAGTTATTCTTGCCTTGACATGGTACTGATTAATGATATGTTTTTACCATGAGTGAAAACGATTTTATGTAAACCGTCCGGACAGACGAAATAGCGCAGTTTCAGCTCGATCGCAGATATTTGTAAAAACAAGAACGAAGGGGAGAATGACAATATGGAATTTTTTGCGGCATTAAAGCAGCGCCGGTCTATTTACGGCATCAGTAGCGACAGCCCTGTCCCTGACGGGCGCATCACTGAGATACTTAAGGATGCGGTAAAGTATGCCCCGTCAGCTTTTAACTCACAATCCGCACGTACTTTGCTGCTGCTTGACAAGTATCACAGCAGGTTATGGGATCTGACCAGGGAGGCACTGCGCGCGATTGTCCCGGCTGACCGCTTTGCAGCGACCGATGCTAAAATCAGCTCTTTTGCCGCGGGGCACGGGACCATCCTCTTCTTTGAGGATCAGGATGTCATAGCAGATCTGCAGAAACAGTACGCATCTTACAAAGATAATTTTCCTGTCTGGTCAAACCACAGTGCAGGAATGCTGCAGTTCGTTGTCTGGACGGGGCTTGAGTCTGAAGGGCTGGGGGCTTCCCTGCAGCATTATAATCCCCTCATAGATGCGGCCGTCGCAGAGACATTTAATGTCCCAGCGAGCT is a window from the Synergistaceae bacterium genome containing:
- a CDS encoding nitroreductase family protein translates to MEFFAALKQRRSIYGISSDSPVPDGRITEILKDAVKYAPSAFNSQSARTLLLLDKYHSRLWDLTREALRAIVPADRFAATDAKISSFAAGHGTILFFEDQDVIADLQKQYASYKDNFPVWSNHSAGMLQFVVWTGLESEGLGASLQHYNPLIDAAVAETFNVPASWKLVAQMPFGKPTAQPEPKTFLPIEDRVKIFA